A single genomic interval of Panthera tigris isolate Pti1 chromosome E3, P.tigris_Pti1_mat1.1, whole genome shotgun sequence harbors:
- the IFT22 gene encoding intraflagellar transport protein 22 homolog isoform X2 yields MLKAKILFVGPCESGKTVLANFLTESSDITEYNPTQGVRILEFENPHVTSDDKGTACEFELWDCGGDPKFESCWPALMKDSHGVVIVFNADTPSHLKEIDMWYSCFVQQQLLQDTQCLLIAHHKPGSGSDKGNLSLSPPLNKLKLVHSNLEDDPEEIRVEFIKYLKSIVNSVSESRDREEMSIIT; encoded by the exons ATGCTGAAGGCCAAGATCCTGTTCGTGGGGCCCTGCGAG AGTGGAAAAACCGTTTTGGCCAACTTCCTGACAGAATCTTCTGACATCACCGAATACAATCCGACCCAGGGAGTAAG gaTCCTGGAATTTGAGAACCCGCACGTCACCAGCGACGACAAAGGCACGGCGTGTGAATTTGAGCTGTGGGATTGTGGCGGTGACCCCAA GTTCGAGTCTTGCTGGCCAGCCCTGATGAAGGATTCCCACGGGGTGGTGATCGTCTTCAATGCCGACACCCCAAGCCACCTGAAGGAAATCGACATGTGGTATTCCTGCTTCGTCCAGCAGCAGCTCCTACAGGACACTCAGTGTCTGTTGATCGCACACCACAAACCAGGCTCCGGAAGTGATAAAGGAAACCTGTCTTTGT CACCCCCCTTGAACAAGCTGAAGCTGGTGCACTCGAACCTGGAGGATGACCCTGAAGAGATCAGGGTGGAGTTCATAAAGTATTTAAAGAGCATAGTCAATTCAGTGTCTGAAAGCAGAGACCGGGAGGAGATGTCGATTATCACGTGA
- the IFT22 gene encoding intraflagellar transport protein 22 homolog isoform X3 has product MKDSHGVVIVFNADTPSHLKEIDMWYSCFVQQQLLQDTQCLLIAHHKPGSGSDKGNLSLSPPLNKLKLVHSNLEDDPEEIRVEFIKYLKSIVNSVSESRDREEMSIIT; this is encoded by the exons ATGAAGGATTCCCACGGGGTGGTGATCGTCTTCAATGCCGACACCCCAAGCCACCTGAAGGAAATCGACATGTGGTATTCCTGCTTCGTCCAGCAGCAGCTCCTACAGGACACTCAGTGTCTGTTGATCGCACACCACAAACCAGGCTCCGGAAGTGATAAAGGAAACCTGTCTTTGT CACCCCCCTTGAACAAGCTGAAGCTGGTGCACTCGAACCTGGAGGATGACCCTGAAGAGATCAGGGTGGAGTTCATAAAGTATTTAAAGAGCATAGTCAATTCAGTGTCTGAAAGCAGAGACCGGGAGGAGATGTCGATTATCACGTGA
- the IFT22 gene encoding intraflagellar transport protein 22 homolog isoform X1, giving the protein MLKAKILFVGPCESGKTVLANFLTESSDITEYNPTQGVRILEFENPHVTSDDKGTACEFELWDCGGDPNPTGRNQKHLTSALNPVLPCRFESCWPALMKDSHGVVIVFNADTPSHLKEIDMWYSCFVQQQLLQDTQCLLIAHHKPGSGSDKGNLSLSPPLNKLKLVHSNLEDDPEEIRVEFIKYLKSIVNSVSESRDREEMSIIT; this is encoded by the exons ATGCTGAAGGCCAAGATCCTGTTCGTGGGGCCCTGCGAG AGTGGAAAAACCGTTTTGGCCAACTTCCTGACAGAATCTTCTGACATCACCGAATACAATCCGACCCAGGGAGTAAG gaTCCTGGAATTTGAGAACCCGCACGTCACCAGCGACGACAAAGGCACGGCGTGTGAATTTGAGCTGTGGGATTGTGGCGGTGACCCCAA tcccaCAGGTAGAAACCAGAAGCACCTAACATCCGCTCTGAATCCAGTGCTGCCTTGCAGGTTCGAGTCTTGCTGGCCAGCCCTGATGAAGGATTCCCACGGGGTGGTGATCGTCTTCAATGCCGACACCCCAAGCCACCTGAAGGAAATCGACATGTGGTATTCCTGCTTCGTCCAGCAGCAGCTCCTACAGGACACTCAGTGTCTGTTGATCGCACACCACAAACCAGGCTCCGGAAGTGATAAAGGAAACCTGTCTTTGT CACCCCCCTTGAACAAGCTGAAGCTGGTGCACTCGAACCTGGAGGATGACCCTGAAGAGATCAGGGTGGAGTTCATAAAGTATTTAAAGAGCATAGTCAATTCAGTGTCTGAAAGCAGAGACCGGGAGGAGATGTCGATTATCACGTGA